Genomic segment of Streptomyces longhuiensis:
GGCTCGCGGTCCTGTTCATCGCGCTGGCCGACGGAATCCAGCTGCAGTGGCTGATCGACCGGTCCACCGACATGGAGCAGCCCATCGAGGACGTGATGAGCCTGCTGGCGGCGAAACCGGATGAGGAGTGACGCTTCTGCCGCGAGAGAGGTGAAGAGGGCTGGAGGCGGTGTCCGCCTCCAGCCCTCGGTGCGTCGACGCGTGGCCGGGGCTCTGCGTGGTGGTGCGTTCTCCGCCCTCTGTGTGCCGGCGAGTGGCCTGCCCTCTGTGTATGGGTGTGCCCGGCCCCCTGCGCGGTGCCGCGTGGCCTCGGTCGCTCACCACAAACCGGTGGCCGGCCCCGCGGCCCGGTGGATGGCCCGGGTCCACGGAATCCAGCGCGGGTCGGGGCCCTGGGACGCGTCCCACGTCATCTCCGTGCAGGCGTAGCCCACGGCGAGCCCGCTCTCCGGATGTGCCATGCCCAGGCGGCCGCCCGCCCCGGCGTGGCCGAAGGAGCCCTCGCCGAGCATCGGCAGGCCGGGGCGCGGGAGTTCGAAGCCGAGGCCGAAGCGTGCCGGGTGCGTGTGCGCGGGGCGGCGCAGCGGCGTCGGCGCGGGCAGATGGTCGGTGCGGGGTGCCCGTGCCCGCTCCACGGTCAGCGGCGACAGCAGCCGCACACCGTCGACGTGTCTGATGAGAGCCGCGTAGAGCCGTGCCAGGCCGCGGGCGTTGCCGATGCCGCCCGCCGCGGGAATCTCGGCGGCGCGGCCCTGCCGGGAGCGGAACGCGTCGGTGACGGCGGCGAGTTCGGCCATGGACGCCAGGATCGTGCGGGCGAGCCGGTCGTCCGGTGTGAGGCCGACGGAGTGCAGCGCCGCGGTGATCTCCTCGGACGTGGGCGCCGCGCCGGGCCGGTGCTGGTGCACGAACCTGTGCTCTTCGTGCGGGGGCAGTCCGATCCACAGGTCGAGCCCCAGAGGGCCGGCGACCTCGGCCGCGAAGAACGACCCGACGCTGGTGCCGGTGACCCTGCGCACCACCTCACCGACCAAGTGGCCGTAGGTGAGCGGGTGGTAGTGGACGGCGCTGCCGGGCCGCCACATCGGCCGCGCGTCCGCGAGCCGGGCCACGCACCCGTCCCAGTCGAGCAGGTCGAGGGCGGCGGCATCGGCCGGGTCGCGGGTGAAAGCGGGCAGCCCCGCGCTGTGGGTGAGGAGGTCGGCGACCGTCGTCGCGGCCTTGCCGTTGCGGGCGTACTCCGGCCAATAGCGGGCGACCGGGTCCGACACGTCGAGCTCGCCGTTCTGGGTGAGCATCTGGACGCAGACGGCCGCCAACCCCTTGGTGACCGACATCAGCACGCCCACCGACTCGGGTCCGTAAGGGCGGGTGCCCGCAGGTCCGGCGGCCGTCCAGGCGTCCACGACGAGACGGCCGTGCCGGTAGACCGCGAGCTGCGCCGAACCGGGGTCCCGCGCCTGGGCGTCGGCGAACGCGTCGAGCACCGGCTCCCAGCCGGCCGCGGCCTCGCCC
This window contains:
- a CDS encoding serine hydrolase domain-containing protein, which encodes MTSEGAAVIEGEAAAGWEPVLDAFADAQARDPGSAQLAVYRHGRLVVDAWTAAGPAGTRPYGPESVGVLMSVTKGLAAVCVQMLTQNGELDVSDPVARYWPEYARNGKAATTVADLLTHSAGLPAFTRDPADAAALDLLDWDGCVARLADARPMWRPGSAVHYHPLTYGHLVGEVVRRVTGTSVGSFFAAEVAGPLGLDLWIGLPPHEEHRFVHQHRPGAAPTSEEITAALHSVGLTPDDRLARTILASMAELAAVTDAFRSRQGRAAEIPAAGGIGNARGLARLYAALIRHVDGVRLLSPLTVERARAPRTDHLPAPTPLRRPAHTHPARFGLGFELPRPGLPMLGEGSFGHAGAGGRLGMAHPESGLAVGYACTEMTWDASQGPDPRWIPWTRAIHRAAGPATGLW